A stretch of Brassica rapa cultivar Chiifu-401-42 chromosome A08, CAAS_Brap_v3.01, whole genome shotgun sequence DNA encodes these proteins:
- the LOC103835110 gene encoding protein MIZU-KUSSEI 1, translating into MKESPKPMATSSSSSSSFSSIPPSSPSSSPATTTTPPRQNNLLEPPSSKKKKNKSNVFRVLRTVFRSFPIFTTSSIACKIPVINPGLGVADPHHNTSRVTGTLFGYRKGRVSLSIQETPKCLPSLVVELAMQTTTFQKELSMGMVRIALETEKQPNNNNNKTEKNTNILDEPLWTMYCKGDKTGYGVRREANDEDLSVMELLRPVSMGAGVLPGNSESEGPDGEMAYMRAYFERVVGSKDSETFYMLSPEGNNGPELSFFFVRV; encoded by the coding sequence ATGAAAGAATCACCAAAGCCAATGGCTACAagctcttcctcctcctcgtcCTTCTCCTCAATTCCTCCTTCGTCTCCATCATCTTCTCCAGCCACCACAACCACGCCGCCACGTCAGAACAATCTCCTCGAGCCACCAtcttcaaaaaagaagaaaaacaaatcaaacgTGTTCCGAGTTCTACGCACTGTGTTTCGATCTTTCCCTATCTTCACAACATCATCCATAGCATGCAAAATCCCGGTTATCAACCCCGGTTTAGGCGTAGCAGACCCACATCACAACACGTCAAGAGTCACCGGCACATTGTTCGGATACCGTAAAGGCCGAGTAAGTCTCTCCATACAAGAAACCCCTAAATGTCTACCTTCTTTAGTCGTAGAGCTCGCCATGCAAACCACAACGTTTCAAAAAGAACTTAGCATGGGGATGGTTAGAATCGCTCTCGAGACAGAGAAACAACCTAAcaataataacaacaaaacaGAAAAGAACACAAATATTTTGGATGAACCGTTGTGGACAATGTATTGTAAAGGAGACAAAACCGGTTACGGCGTGAGACGTGAAGCGAACGATGAAGACTTAAGCGTGATGGAACTGTTACGTCCGGTGTCTATGGGAGCCGGAGTTTTGCCCGGAAACTCGGAGTCGGAAGGACCCGACGGTGAAATGGCGTACATGAGAGCTTACTTTGAGAGAGTTGTTGGGTCTAAAGATTCAGAGACCTTTTATATGTTGAGTCCTGAAGGGAATAATGGACCCGAGCttagttttttctttgtaagAGTTTGA
- the LOC103835112 gene encoding coatomer subunit alpha-2 yields MLTKFETKSNRVKGLTFHPKRPWILASLHSGVIQLWDYRMGTLIDRFDEHEGPVRGVHFHNSQPLFVSGGDDYKIKVWNHKTHRCLFTLLGHLDYIRTVQFHHENPWIVSASDDQTIRIWNWQSRTCISVLTGHNHYVMCASFHPKEDLVVSASLDQTVRVWDIGSLKKKSVSPADDLMRFTQMNSDLFGGVDAIVKYVLEGHDRGVNWASFHPTLPLIVSGADDRQVKLWRMNETKAWEVDTLRGHMNNVSSVMFHAKQDIIVSNSEDKSIRVWDATKRTGIQTFRREHDRFWILAVHPEINLLAAGHDNGMIVFKLERERPAFAVSGDSLFYVKDRFLRYYECSTQKESQVIPIRRPGTPSLNQSPRTLSYSPTENAVLICSDLDGGSYELYIIPKESVGRSDVVQDAKRGTGGSAVFIARNRFAVLEKSTSQVLVKNLKNEVVKKSALPIPTDAIFYAGTGNLLCRSEDKVVIFDLQQRLVLGELQTPFVRYVVWSNDMESVALLSKHTIIIASKKLVLQCTLHETIRVKSGAWDENGVFIYTTLNHIKYCLPNGDSGIIRTLDVPIYITKVSGNTIFCLDRDGKNRAITINATEYIFKLALLRKKYDHVMGMIKNSQLCGQAMIAYLQQKGFPEVALHFVEDERVRFNLALESGNISVAVASATEINEKEQWYKLGVEALRQGNAGIVEFAYQQTKNFERLSFLYLITGKLDKLSKLMKIAEVKNNVMGQFHNALYLGDVKERVKILENAGHLPLAYITASVHGLNDIAERLATELGDNVPSLPEGKTPSLLMPPSPVMCGGDWPLLRVMKGIFEGGLESAARGGAVDEDEEDVGGDWGEGLDMVDVDGMEDTDIKAILEEAERGEEEENDEEGGWLGIDDLELPPELDTPKASANARSSVFVAPTQGMPVSHIWSQKSSLAAEQAAAGSFDAAMRLLHRQLGIKNFAPLKSMFIDLFNGSHSYLRAFTSSPVVPLAIERGWSESSSPNVRGPPALVYDFSQQEEKLKAGYKATTSGKLTEALRLFLSILHTIPLVVVESRSEVDEVKELVTIVKEYVLGLKMELKRRETRDDPVRQQELAAYFTHCNLQLPHLRLALFSAMGVCYKARNLATAYNFAKRLLETNPMESQAKTARQIVQAAERNMTDATELNYDFRNPFVICGSTYVPIYRGQKDVSCPYCTARFVPSQEGNICGVCDLAVIGADASGLVCSPSQVR; encoded by the exons atgttGACGAAGTTCGAGACGAAGAGTAACAGAGTCAAGGGACTCACCTTCCACCCTAAACGGCCATGGATCCTCGCCAGTTTGCACAGTGGCGTGATCCAGCTCTGGGATTATCGTATGGGTACTCTGATCGATCGATTCGACGAGCACGAAGGACCTGTCCGTGGTGTTCATTTTCACAATTCTCAGCCTCTCTTCGTCTCCGGAG GAGACGATTACAAGATTAAAGTTTGGAACCACAAAACGCACAGGTGCCTTTTCACTCTCCTCGGCCATCTCGATTACATCCGCACTGTCCAGTTTCACCACGAGAACCCGTGGATTGTGAGTGCTAGTGACGATCAGACTATCCGCATTTGGAACTGGCAGTCACGGACTTGTATCTCTGTGTTGACTGGTCACAATCATTACGTTATGTGTGCTTCTTTCCATCCTAAGGAAGACCTTGTTGTGTCAGCGTCTTTGGATCAGACTGTCCGTGTCTGGGATATTGGTTCGCTTAAGAAGAAGTCAGTGTCTCCTGCTGATGACCTCATGCGGTTTACGCAGATGAACTCTGATCTTTTTGGTGGTGTTGACGCTATAGTTAAGTACGTCCTCGAAGGTCATGATAGAGGAGTAAACTGGGCTTCTTTTCATCCCACCCTTCCTCTCATCGTCTCTGGTGCAGATGACCGCCAAGTAAAGCTCTGGCGTATGAATG AAACTAAAGCATGGGAGGTGGATACACTGCGAGGCCACATGAATAATGTCTCATCTGTTATGTTTCATGCAAAACAGGACATTATTGTATCCAACTCTGAGGATAAAAGCATTCGCGTCTGGGATGCTACCAAGCGAACTGGAATCCAAACTTTTCGCCGTGAGCATGATCGATTCTGGATTCTCGCAGTTCACCCTGAGATTAATTTACTGGCGGCGGGGCATGACAATGGTATGATCGTGTTCAAACTTGAGAGAGAGCGTCCTGCATTTGCTGTGAGTGGTGATTCCTTGTTCTATGTCAAAGATAGATTTTTGAGGTACTACGAATGTTCAACTCAGAAAGAATCCCAAGTTATCCCCATACGGCGTCCTGGTACACCAAGCTTGAATCAAAGTCCCAGAACTCTATCATACAGTCCGACGGAAAATGCAGTTTTGATCTGCTCAGATCTGGATGGTGGTTCTTACGAGTTGTACATCATACCCAAAGAAAGTGTTGGCAGGAGTGACGTTGTACAAGATGCAAAGAGGGGCACAGGTGGTTCTGCGGTATTCATTGCCCGTAACCGGTTTGCTGTTCTTGAGAAAAGCACCAGCCAGGTGCTAGTCAAGAATCTCAAGAATGAGGTGGTTAAAAAGAGTGCTCTGCCTATTCCCACAGATGCTATCTTTTATGCTGGGACTGGAAATTTGCTTTGTAGATCTGAGGATAAAGTGGTTATATTTGACCTTCAGCAAAGGCTGGTCCTTGGTGAACTTCAGACACCGTTTGTTAGGTACGTTGTTTGGTCTAATGATATGGAGAGTGTTGCTTTGCTCAGCAAACATACTATCATTATCGCGAGCAAAAAACTTGTCCTCCAGTGCACGCTTCATGAGACAATACGTGTGAAAAGTGGAGCTTGGGATGAAAATGGTGTCTTCATTTACACAACTTTGAACCATATCAAGTACTGCCTTCCTAATGGAGATAGTGGAATCATCCGAACCCTGGATGTCCCTATCTATATCACCAAGGTTTCTGGAAATACAATCTTTTGCTTGGACAGGGATGGGAAAAACAGGGCAATCACCATCAATGCAACTGAATACATTTTCAAGCTTGCACTGCTGAGGAAGAAGTACGACCATGTCATGGGCATGATAAAGAACTCTCAGCTATGTGGACAGGCTATGATTGCTTACCTGCAGCAGAAAGGATTCCCTGAAGTTGCCCTCCATTTTGTTGAAGACGAAAGGGTCCGATTCAACCTGGCTCTTGAAAGCGGCAACATCAGCGTCGCTGTTGCGTCCGCTACAGAGATTAATGAGAAAGAGCAGTGGTACAAACTTGGGGTGGAGGCTCTTCGCCAAGGTAATGCTGGGATTGTTGAATTTGCGTACCAGCAGACGAAGAATTTTGAGAGGTTGTCTTTTCTTTATCTCATTACTGGTAAGTTGGACAAGCTTTCAAAGCTGATGAAGATTGCAGAAGTGAAGAACAACGTAATGGGTCAGTTTCACAATGCTCTCTACCTAGGAGATGTTAAAGAGCGTGTCAAGATACTTGAGAATGCTGGTCATTTGCCTCTCGCCTATATCACTGCTTCGGTTCATGGATTAAATGACATCGCTGAGCGACTGGCGACTGAGCTTGGAGATAACGTGCCCTCATTGCCTGAAGGAAAAACTCCATCGCTTCTGATGCCACCATCTCCCGTCATGTGTGGTGGTGATTGGCCTCTTCTAAGAGTGATGAAGGGAATATTTGAAGGCGGACTTGAGAGTGCAGCCAGAGGAGGGGCtgttgatgaagatgaagaagatgttGGTGGCGATTGGGGAGAGGGACTTGACATGGTCGATGTTGATGGAATGGAGGACACAGACATCAAAGCCATTTTGGAGGAAGCagagagaggagaagaagaagaaaatgatgaaGAAGGTGGATGGTTGGGAATTGACGACTTGGAGCTCCCACCAGAACTTGACACTCCTAAGGCCTCTGCTAACGCACGTTCATCCGTCTTCGTGGCGCCTACTCAAGGTATGCCCGTAAGCCATATTTGGAGCCAGAAATCTTCCCTTGCTGCTGAGCAAGCCGCAGCGGGAAGCTTTGACGCTGCGATGCGTCTGCTCCACAGACAGCTTGGCATTAAGAACTTCGCGCCTTTGAAATCGATGTTTATTGATTTGTTCAACGGAAGCCACAGCTATCTGCGTGCTTTTACTTCATCTCCTGTGGTCCCACTTGCCATTGAGCGCGGATGGAGCGAGTCTTCCAGTCCCAACGTCCGTGGCCCACCAGCTCTTGTTTATGATTTCTCCCAGCAAGAAGAGAAGCTCAAAGCTGGCTACAAAGCCACAACAAGTGGGAAATTGACTGAGGCTCTCCGTCTCTTCCTCTCTATTCTCCACACCATCCCTCTCGTGGTGGTCGAGTCAAGAAGTGAAGTCGATGAGGTTAAGGAGCTCGTCACCATCGTCAAAGAATATGTCCTCGGTCTTAAAATGGAGCTTAAGAGAAGAGAGACCAGAGATGATCCAGTGAGGCAGCAAGAGCTCGCTGCTTACTTCACTCACTGCAACCTCCAACTGCCTCACCTAAGACTCGCCCTGTTTAGTGCAATGGGAGTCTGCTACAAGGCGAGGAACCTCGCCACTGCCTATAACTTCGCCAAAAGATTGTTGGAAACGAACCCAATGGAGAGCCAGGCCAAGACGGCTAGGCAAATTGTTCAAGCCGCTGAACGCAACATGACTGATGCAACCGAGCTCAACTACGACTTCAGAAACCCGTTTGTGATATGCGGATCAACCTATGTCCCAATCTATAGAGGTCAGAAAGACGTGTCCTGTCCGTACTGCACGGCCAGGTTTGTGCCAAGCCAGGAAGGAAACATATGCGGGGTCTGTGATCTTGCAGTCATTGGCGCAGACGCATCTGGTTTAGTATGCTCTCCGTCTCAGGTCCGCTGA
- the LOC103835114 gene encoding alkane hydroxylase MAH1-like, whose amino-acid sequence MASIGLFEASISLFCFLIFYYFLIKKHSVYLHIKQTVQSYPWNWPVLGMLPGVLVRLSRIDDIISILEKNNLTFLLKGPWFAKMDMLFTVDPANIQHMLSSNFSNYNKGPEFKELIDVFGGSILIADGELWKSLRMSSQAILSRQGFQNMSMSVTTSKLKDVLLPLFSRFSEDGTILDLQEVFQRFMFDTTLVTTIGSDPQSLSTEMPELELAKALENAGEAIVFRHFIPRFMWKFQTWMGLGQAKKLIDAGATFDRVCAKYILAKREEIRSQEIDHDHDHPDGESEDVLTYFMKLDTSKYELLKPSDDKFLRDTIVASILAMRDTTSTALTWFFWLISENPYVEAKIRQEINTNLPKAESSQERPWSAIDRKDYLNKLVYLHGALFETMRLYPPIPFECTSPIKSDVLPSGHRIEANFSIIIPIYLMGRMKSIWGEDALQFKPERWISETGKLRHEPSSKFFVFNSGPRICPGKNLAMLVMKNVVVEILQNYDIKLVKGHKVKPKPRLVLQMKHGLRVTLTKRCSA is encoded by the coding sequence ATGGCATCTATCGGCTTATTTGAAGCATCTAtatctcttttttgttttctcatCTTCTATTACTTCCTCATCAAGAAACATTCTGTTTACTTGCACATCAAACAAACCGTTCAAAGCTACCCTTGGAACTGGCCTGTTCTTGGGATGCTTCCAGGTGTGCTCGTGAGGCTCAGTCGGATCGATGATATCATCTCGATCTTAGAGAAGAACAACTTGACATTTTTATTAAAGGGTCCATGGTTTGCTAAAATGGATATGTTGTTCACGGTTGATCCAGCTAATATACAACATATGTTAAGCTCAAATTTCTCCAACTACAACAAAGGACCGGAGTTCAAAGAGTTAATAGATGTTTTCGGAGGCTCAATATTAATCGCCGACGGAGAGCTATGGAAGAGTCTAAGGATGTCTTCACAGGCCATCCTCAGTCGTCAAGGTTTTCAAAATATGTCAATGAGTGTCACAACAAGTAAACTCAAGGACGTGCTTCTTCCTCTTTTCAGTCGCTTTTCAGAGGATGGGACAATCTTGGACTTGCAGGAAGTGTTCCAGAGATTCATGTTTGATACAACACTAGTTACAACTATCGGGTCTGATCCTCAATCTCTCTCCACTGAGATGCCAGAGCTTGAGCTCGCAAAAGCCCTCGAAAATGCTGGGGAAGCCATTGTATTTAGACATTTCATACCAAGATTCATGTGGAAGTTTCAAACATGGATGGGACTGGGTCAAGCGAAGAAGTTGATAGACGCGGGTGCCACTTTTGATCGAGTCTGTGCCAAATATATATTAGCAAAGAGAGAAGAGATAAGATCACAAGAGATTGATCATGATCATGATCATCCAGATGGAGAAAGTGAAGATGTTTTAACGTATTTCATGAAGCTAGATACAAGCAAGTACGAGCTCTTGAAACCAAGCGATGATAAGTTCCTTAGAGACACCATTGTAGCTAGCATTCTCGCAATGAGGGATACCACTTCCACTGCTCTCACTTGGTTTTTCTGGCTCATCTCGGAAAATCCTTACGTGGAAGCCAAGATTCGCCAAGAGATCAACACAAATCTACCAAAAGCCGAAAGTAGTCAAGAGAGACCATGGTCGGCTATCGATCGCAAAGATTATTTGAACAAGTTAGTGTATCTACATGGGGCGTTGTTTGAAACAATGAGGCTTTATCCACCAATTCCGTTCGAGTGCACCTCTCCCATAAAATCAGATGTACTTCCAAGTGGACATAGAATCGAGGCAAACTTTTCTATTATCATCCCAATCTATTTGATGGGGAGGATGAAATCCATATGGGGAGAAGACGCGTTGCAATTTAAGCCAGAGAGATGGATTTCAGAGACCGGAAAGTTGCGACATGAGCCTTCTTCCAAGTTCTTTGTGTTTAACTCCGGTCCAAGAATTTGTCCTGGTAAGAATTTAGCTATGCTTGTCATGAAGAATGTAGTCGTGGAGATTTTACAAAACTATGACATTAAGCTCGTCAAAGGACACAAGGTTAAGCCAAAGCCTCGTCTTGTTCTTCAGATGAAGCATGGGCTTAGGGTCACCCTTACTAAGAGATGTTCAGCTTGA
- the LOC103835113 gene encoding alkane hydroxylase MAH1 yields MASISLLEASLSLFCFLIIFCYFLNKKHSGYLVNKRSPWNWPVLGMLPALVLWSRRIDVLIRVLEKSNLTFLFKGPWFARMDALITVDPANIHHILSSNFSNYIKGPEFKEMVDVFGDPLFSADGDLWKNIRMSSQVILSRQGFQNLSMSVTTSKIKDVLLPIFSRFSEEGTVVDLQDVFRRFMFDISLLLVSGSDPQSLSIEMPEVELAEAFEDAGEAIVSRLIIPRFLWKLQNRLGLGKEKKLIEAGATFDRVCAKYIAAKREEIRSQGIHHHDHVHSDGESHEDFLTYYIKLDTSKYELLDPSDDKFLRDTILAIIMAIRDTSSSALTWFFWLLSKNPHVEAKIRQEINTNLPNPASSQWSAIDRREFLNKLVYLHGALYETMRLYPPLPFQRKTSIKSDVLPSGHIVDAKSNIIFLIIALGRMRSVWGEDALEFKPERWISETGELRHEPSSKFLVFNTGPRTCSGKHLAMTSMKTIVAEILQHYVIKLVEGHKIKPKAHLNLLMKHGLRVKLTKRCSA; encoded by the coding sequence ATGGCTTCTATCAGCTTACTCGAAGCATCATTATCTCTTTTTTGCTTTCTCATCATCTTCTGTTACTTTCTCAACAAAAAACATTCTGGTTACCTTGTCAACAAAAGATCCCCTTGGAACTGGCCTGTTCTTGGGATGCTTCCAGCTTTGGTCTTGTGGTCACGTCGGATCGATGTTCTCATCCGCGTCTTAGAGAAGAGCAACTTGACGTTTTTATTCAAGGGTCCGTGGTTCGCTAGAATGGATGCGTTGATCACCGTTGATCCAGCTAATATACATCATATATTGAGCTCAAATTTCTCCAACTACATCAAGGGACCAGAGTTCAAAGAGATGGTAGATGTCTTTGGAGACCCGCTCTTCTCTGCTGACGGAGATCTATGGAAAAACATAAGAATGTCTTCTCAGGTCATCCTCAGTCGTCAAGGTTTTCAAAACTTGTCAATGAGTGTCACAACAAGTAAAATCAAGGACGTGCTTCTTCCTATTTTCAGTCGCTTTTCAGAAGAAGGGACAGTCGTGGACTTGCAGGATGTGTTCCGGAGATTCATGTTCGATATATCCTTACTTTTAGTATCCGGTTCTGATCCTCAGTCTCTCTCCATTGAAATGCCAGAGGTTGAGCTCGCAGAAGCCTTCGAGGATGCTGGGGAAGccattgtgtctaggcttatcATACCAAGATTCTTGTGGAAGTTGCAAAACCGGTTGGGACTGGGAAAGGAGAAGAAGCTGATAGAAGCGGGCGCGACATTTGATAGAGTGTGCGCAAAATACATAGCTGCAAAGAGAGAAGAGATAAGATCACAAGGGATTCATCATCATGATCATGTTCATTCAGATGGAGAAAGTCATGAAGATTTTTTAACGTATTACATAAAGCTAGATACAAGCAAATACGAGCTCTTGGATCCAAGCGATGATAAGTTCCTTAGAGACACTATTTTAGCTATCATTATGGCAATAAGGGATACCTCTTCCAGTGCTCTCACTTGGTTCTTTTGGCTCCTCTCAAAAAACCCTCACGTGGAAGCCAAGATTCGCCAAGAGATCAACACAAATCTACCAAACCCGGCAAGTAGTCAATGGTCGGCTATCGATCGCAGAGAGTTTTTGAACAAGTTGGTTTATCTACATGGGGCCTTGTATGAAACGATGAGGCTCTATCCACCACTTCCCTTCCAGCGCAAGACTTCTATAAAATCAGATGTACTTCCAAGTGGTCACATAGTCGATGCTAAATCGAACATTATCTTCCTTATCATTGCGTTAGGGAGGATGAGATCTGTATGGGGAGAAGACGCATTGGAATTCAAGCCAGAGAGATGGATTTCAGAGACTGGTGAGTTGAGACACGAGCCTTCTTCCAAGTTCCTTGTGTTTAACACCGGTCCGAGAACTTGTTCCGGTAAGCATTTAGCTATGACTTCAATGAAGACCATAGTTGCGGAGATATTACAACACTATGTCATTAAGCTCGTCGAAGGACATAAGATTAAGCCAAAGGCTCATCTTAATCTTCTTATGAAACATGGGCTTAGAGTCAAGCTTACTAAGAGATGTTCAGCTTGA